Proteins from a genomic interval of Musa acuminata AAA Group cultivar baxijiao chromosome BXJ1-9, Cavendish_Baxijiao_AAA, whole genome shotgun sequence:
- the LOC103999249 gene encoding pentatricopeptide repeat-containing protein At5g65560, which yields MRRRWAVAVTASKPTPGLLSTSSSSIRPFSSRYSSSSAVAAEDLLAETLPPEKPSTGSFLVARLSYLLSRPHWRKNRSLKKLGRSVTPPVVAELLQGGSLDAESALAFFQWIGQRPGYRHSVESYASLVHVLLRSKSRFQVDEVVTFMIKSCYSVEEVRTALETFKSINRAGGGVRFRPSIWCYNTLLMSLGRYGMIEEMNDMYRQINNDQVLPDLVTYNTMIKAYCMEGNLAETKQYLRCLLESGLAPDRFTYNFLILGHCRSKKLDRACWIFLMMPQMGRRRNEFSYTILIQGLCKHSRVNEALSLFLKMGSDACHPNVHTYTVMIDGLCTVGKLDDAEKLLNEIFDRGLVPSNVTYNALLDGYCKRGKFEAAYGVMKLMESNGCKLDEWTYSIVIQSLCKENRLEDAEALLNEAIARGCGPNVFTFSALLHVYCKHGRIADGLRVMELMESNGCKPDAWTYTMMIDGLCKENRLEDAVKMLREMFDKRLIPSVVTYTALVGGFCERRKMNDALQVVEMMESYGCQPNAWTYTELIYGFCLERNVHKAMSLLSKMLEGGSTPNIITYTNLINGQCQEGYMDDALRLLNSMEAKGLVADQQTYTILIDALCKDGRIGEAYALFSSLARKDVIPNKVMYTALIDGLCKSGKIDFAYSLLMRMSLDDCLPDTFTYSVLIDGFCKERKLQEALSLLGTMSKKGVEPTAVTFTILIDEMLYKGDYDHAKKMLNQIFSSGCKPTAHTYTAFVHAYCCEGRVEEAESTVTEMKNEGILPDLVTYNTLINGFGTMGYMDRAFSALKNMIDSACHPNYWTYSVLLEHFLKGKQENIVLSSSELWEKIDVAIVLEFLGEMEQFDCAPNLVTYGALIAGFCKVARLEEAYLMLSHMKKGGLLPNGDIYNSLIICCCKLNRYMEASTFMNSMSECGYLPQLESYQVLLSGLCDERNSEQAKLFFCDLMGKGYNPDEVVWKVLIDGVLKKGYVNECSEMFTIMKELNCYPTPQTLALMAKYTSELSQGETTILEK from the coding sequence ATGAGAAGACGATGGGCGGTTGCCGTCACGGCCAGCAAGCCCACCCCTGGTCTACTatcaacctcctcctcctccatacgACCCTTCTCTTCTCGgtattcctcctcctccgccgtcgcCGCCGAAGACTTACTAGCCGAGACCCTGCCACCAGAGAAACCCAGCACCGGCTCGTTTCTCGTCGCCCGCCTATCCTATCTTCTCTCCCGGCCGCACTGGCGCAAGAACCGCTCTTTGAAAAAATTGGGTCGCTCCGTGACCCCGCCCGTGGTCGCCGAGCTGCTCCAGGGCGGTTCCCTCGATGCCGAGTCGGCGCTCGCGTTCTTCCAATGGATCGGCCAGCGTCCAGGATACCGGCACAGTGTAGAGTCCTATGCCTCCCTGGTCCACGTACTCCTTCGATCGAAATCTCGCTTCCAGGTTGACGAAGTTGTCACCTTTATGATCAAATCGTGTTATTCCGTCGAGGAAGTGCGCACAGCATTGGAGACATTTAAGTCGATCAACAGAGCAGGTGGCGGTGTCAGATTCAGGCCCTCTATTTGGTGTTACAACACGCTGTTGATGTCCCTCGGCAGGTATGGAATGATCGAGGAGATGAACGATATGTACCGGCAGATTAATAATGATCAAGTTTTGCCTGACCTTGTTACCTACAATACGATGATCAAGGCCTATTGCATGGAAGGGAATCTGGCTGAAACAAAACAGTATCTTAGGTGCTTACTGGAATCTGGTTTGGCTCCAGATAGATTTACGTACAATTTTTTGATCTTAGGGCACTGTCGGAGCAAGAAATTAGACAGGGCTTGTTGGATTTTCTTGATGATGCCACAGATGGGTCGCCGGAGAAACGAATTTTCATACACCATCCTCATCCAAGGGCTCTGTAAGCACTCTAGGGTAAATGAGGCTTTGAGCTTGTTCTTAAAGATGGGAAGTGATGCATGTCACCCTAATGTCCACACGTACACGGTGATGATAGATGGTCTTTGCACGGTGGGAAAGCTTGATGATGCTGAGAaattgttgaatgagatttttgatAGAGGTTTGGTTCCTAGCAATGTGACTTACAATGCTCTGCTGGATGGTTACTGTAAGAGAGGGAAATTTGAAGCTGCTTATGGGGTTATGAAGCTAATGGAATCAAATGGTTGCAAGCTAGATGAATGGACTTATTCGATAGTCATTCAGAGTCTTTGTAAGGAGAATAGGCTTGAGGATGCTGAGGCATTGCTGAATGAGGCCATTGCAAGGGGTTGTGGTCCTAATGTCTTTACATTTAGCGCTCTCTTACATGTATATTGCAAGCATGGGAGGATTGCTGATGGTTTGAGAGTTATGGAACTCATGGAATCAAATGGATGTAAACCAGATGCATGGACTTATACAATGATGATTGATGGCCTGTGTAAGGAGAATAGACTAGAAGATGCTGTAAAAATGCTAAGGGAGATGTTTGATAAACGTTTGATTCCAAGTGTTGTCACCTATACTGCTTTGGTTGGTGGATTTTGTGAGAGAAGGAAGATGAACGATGCACTACAGGTTGTGGAGATGATGGAGTCATATGGGTGTCAACCAAATGCTTGGACTTATACTGAGCTGATTTATGGATTTTGTCTAGAGAGAAACGTGCACAAGGCGATGAGTTTGTTATCCAAGATGCTTGAAGGTGGATCAACTCCAAACATAATCACATACACCAACTTGATTAATGGGCAGTGCCAGGAGGGTTATATGGATGATGCTCTCAGATTACTCAACTCAATGGAGGCAAAAGGTTTGGTCGCTGATCAGCAGACATATACTATTTTAATAGATGCCCTCTGCAAGGACGGGAGAATTGGTGAAGCTTATGCTTTATTTTCCTCTCTTGCCAGAAAAGATGTAATTCCAAACAAGGTCATGTATACTGCACTAATAGATGGCCTATGCAAATCAGGAAAGATTGATTTTGCTTATTCCCTGCTTATGAGAATGAGTTTAGATGATTGCTTGCCAGACACCTTCACCTACAGTGTGTTAATAGATGGCTTTTGCAAAGAAAGAAAATTGCAAGAAGCCTTGTCACTGCTGGGGACTATGTCCAAAAAAGGTGTAGAGCCTACAGCTGTAACTTTTACGATTCTTATTGATGAGATGCTCTATAAAGGGGACTATGATCATGCTAAAAAGATGTTGAACCAAATATTTTCTTCAGGTTGTAAGCCAACTGCACACACTTACACTGCATTCGTCCATGCCTATTGCTGTGAGGGAAGGGTAGAAGAGGCGGAAAGTACAGTAACAGAGATGAAGAATGAAGGAATTCTTCCTGATTTGGTAACATATAACACATTGATTAATGGATTTGGAACTATGGGGTACATGGATCGTGCATTTTCTGCTCTCAAGAACATGATCGATTCTGCATGCCATCCAAACTACTGGACTTACTCAGTTTTGCTCGAGCATTTCTTGAAAGGCAAGCAGGAAAACATTGTCCTTAGTAGTTCAGAATTGTGGGAGAAAATAGATGTAGCAATAGTTCTGGAGTTTTTAGGGGAGATGGAACAGTTTGATTGTGCTCCTAATCTTGTTACATATGGTGCCCTCATAGCAGGCTTCTGCAAGGTGGCACGGTTGGAAGAAGCATATCTGATGTTGTCTCATATGAAAAAAGGAGGTTTATTACCCAACGGAGACATCTACAACTCTCTCATTATTTGTTGCTGCAAGTTAAACCGGTATATGGAGGCATCAACTTTTATGAACTCCATGTCAGAATGTGGCTATCTTCCTCAGTTGGAATCCTACCAGGTTCTTCTTTCAGGGCTCTGTGATGAAAGAAACTCTGAGCAAGCTAAATTATTTTTCTGTGACTTAATGGGTAAAGGTTATAATCCTGATGAGGTTGTATGGAAAGTTCTCATTGATGGTGTACTTAAAAAAGGTTATGTGAATGAATGTTCTGAGATGTTTACAATCATGAAGGAATTGAACTGCTATCCTACTCCTCAGACACTTGCTCTGATGGCCAAGTACACTTCTGAACTAAGTCAGGGGGAAACAACCATACTGGAGAAATGA